A stretch of Fundicoccus culcitae DNA encodes these proteins:
- a CDS encoding flavocytochrome c: MCKTIGKTLKVLMLFVMVLGLFVPTLSKVAAQEYMAGTYEATSGGYGGDVTVTVTVTDDRIVSIEADAADETPGIGDEAITTLIDRVIQGQTLNVDVVSGATGSSSGFLAALALALEAAGADVDALKEKEAETVEEVETIQSQTTDVIVIGGGGSGLAAAVSAHQNGAKVILVEKMPRLGGNTILSGAAYNAADPGRQESIEMTDLERETVETIIAEEQADELVQSWQATLAEEWEAYKASGATYLFDSPSLHKLQTYNGGDKTADPVLVDQLGDQAYEGIEWMESLGMEFNDYMFTVLGGLWTRAHQPSEPLGTGYINAFSNYFDENADDMQYFLNTKATDLIVEDGKVVGVIVESNGEKVELRASAVVIATGGFAANEEMREEFNENWPSLADIKTTNHTGATGDGIELGQQVNASLVGMSDIQLLPMGDPETGSLSGNIEQGVQDRIFVNSDGLRFVNEGERRDVMTKALFEQEDALMWTIVDQHSYPTGDTRNNFNETIDELVAAGRAYEADTLEELAELIGVDPANLVATVDEFNQAVDGTIEDPFGRTLFDNKIDIAPFYAAARKPTVHHTMGGLQINAAAQVLNEDGEVIEGLFAAGEVTGGIHGTNRLGGNALADIVVYGRIAGANAATSLTAE; this comes from the coding sequence ATGTGTAAAACGATTGGCAAGACGCTAAAAGTTTTGATGCTGTTTGTCATGGTTTTAGGACTATTTGTACCCACACTTTCCAAGGTCGCAGCCCAAGAGTATATGGCTGGAACGTATGAAGCAACGAGCGGGGGTTATGGTGGGGATGTAACGGTGACCGTTACGGTAACGGACGATCGGATTGTATCCATCGAAGCCGATGCAGCCGATGAAACCCCAGGTATTGGTGATGAAGCCATCACAACCTTAATTGATCGAGTCATTCAAGGACAAACCTTAAATGTTGATGTGGTTTCGGGTGCAACAGGCTCTTCAAGCGGCTTTTTAGCAGCTTTAGCCCTAGCGTTAGAAGCCGCTGGTGCCGATGTTGATGCTTTAAAGGAAAAAGAAGCAGAGACAGTTGAAGAAGTTGAGACCATCCAAAGCCAAACAACCGATGTCATTGTTATTGGTGGCGGTGGATCTGGGTTAGCCGCTGCCGTTAGTGCCCATCAAAATGGGGCTAAAGTTATCTTAGTTGAGAAAATGCCACGTTTAGGTGGTAACACCATTCTTTCAGGTGCCGCTTATAATGCTGCCGACCCAGGTCGCCAAGAATCAATCGAAATGACGGACCTTGAGCGTGAAACCGTCGAAACCATTATTGCTGAGGAACAAGCCGACGAACTCGTTCAATCTTGGCAAGCAACCTTAGCCGAAGAATGGGAAGCCTACAAAGCTTCTGGAGCAACCTATTTATTTGATTCACCCTCTTTACATAAGTTACAAACATACAATGGTGGGGATAAAACCGCTGACCCTGTTTTAGTCGACCAATTAGGTGACCAAGCCTATGAAGGGATTGAATGGATGGAATCTTTAGGGATGGAATTCAACGACTATATGTTTACCGTTTTAGGTGGCTTATGGACCCGTGCCCATCAACCATCAGAACCGCTAGGAACAGGATATATTAATGCCTTTAGCAACTATTTCGATGAAAATGCGGATGACATGCAATATTTCTTAAATACCAAAGCGACTGACCTGATAGTTGAAGACGGAAAAGTAGTCGGCGTTATCGTTGAAAGCAACGGGGAAAAGGTTGAATTAAGAGCCAGTGCCGTTGTTATTGCGACCGGTGGTTTTGCCGCCAATGAAGAAATGCGCGAAGAATTCAATGAAAACTGGCCGTCCTTAGCTGACATTAAAACAACCAATCATACCGGCGCAACAGGTGATGGGATTGAATTGGGACAACAAGTCAATGCCTCTTTAGTCGGCATGAGCGATATCCAATTATTACCCATGGGTGACCCTGAAACGGGTAGTTTATCCGGTAATATTGAACAAGGCGTTCAAGACCGTATTTTTGTGAATTCTGACGGTCTACGCTTCGTCAACGAAGGCGAACGCCGTGACGTCATGACCAAAGCGTTATTTGAACAAGAAGATGCCTTGATGTGGACCATCGTCGACCAACATTCATACCCAACAGGGGATACACGCAACAATTTCAATGAAACCATTGACGAGTTAGTAGCCGCTGGTCGCGCTTATGAAGCTGACACCCTAGAAGAATTGGCAGAATTAATAGGGGTCGATCCGGCTAACTTAGTGGCAACAGTGGATGAATTCAACCAAGCCGTTGACGGCACCATCGAAGATCCCTTTGGCCGTACCTTATTTGACAACAAAATAGATATCGCACCATTTTACGCGGCTGCCCGCAAACCGACCGTTCACCACACCATGGGTGGCCTCCAAATAAATGCCGCTGCCCAAGTCTTAAATGAAGACGGCGAAGTCATCGAAGGTCTCTTCGCTGCCGGCGAAGTCACCGGAGGCATTCACGGAA
- a CDS encoding pyruvate carboxylase has protein sequence MNKVLVANRGEIAIRIMRACHELGIKTVGIYSKEDIGTLHRQKANESYLVGEDKSPTQAYLDIEEILALAKDKDVDAIHPGYGFLSENETFAQRCAEEGIIFIGPELQHLGMFGNKTRARETAISAGLKVIPGSEGVIDSVDEVYAFGQEHGYPLIVKAVSGGGGKGMRIVHDESQAQDAYDRTKSEAMNSFGNDHLYLEKYIDHPKHIEVQILGDQFGNIVHLHERDCSVQRRHQKVVEVAPAYHLSQTMRDRLSAAALQLMNHVGYVNAGTVEFLVSGDDFYFIEVNPRVQVEHTITEAITGIDIVKTQILIADGESLFGEAIHMPAQDAIEVQGFAIQSRITTEDPMNDFAPDTGKISGYQSPGGPGIRLDAGDAFRGSVISPYYDSLLVKITASGTTIDETISKMSRALDEIRVVGVTTNISFLKNIILHPMFYTGDYDTTFIQDFPELFDFVPPRNRGTKILRYIADVTVNGFPGIDVKEKPKFESRTTPKINITQAVLGVEKPTFKHLLDAEGPEAVVQAVLNSDHTLLTDTTLRDAHQSLLTTRLRTDDMVRIAPYMNRTLRDYFSLEMWGGATFDVAYNFLRESPWHRLRELRALIPDIPFQMLLRASNAVGYKNYADNVLSQFIQTSAEAGIDVFRIFDSLNWMETMKLPIEEALKTGKIVEGALCYTGDILNPQRSEIFTLDYYVKLAKEIQAQGVHFLGIKDMSGILKPEAAYMLVKALKEEIDIPIHLHTHDTSSNGLATYSRAIDAGVDVVDTANAGLAGQNSQPDANALYYSRQGKERNVVVNLDANDQMAEYWKVTRSYYAPFESDLKTAFTQVYDYEVPGGQYSNLRAQANSLGLGGRFGEVMDMYKTVNKLLGDIVKVTPSSKVVGDMALFMVQNDLDEVNVYERGNEVDFPESVISFFQGQIGQPVGGMNVALRDVVLKGRDYITDRPGKYIEPYDFDAARDELCVLMPEREISDEGLLSYALYPKVYTDYLRFFEEYNKIQVIDTATFFYGLEPNEQVVVDLEPGKSLLIELTSVGPLRGGGLRTVYFDLNGLPYEVEVQDRNVEGTVMVRKKADKTNPKHIGASMPGTVVKVMVSEGERVSQNQTLMVTEAMKMEAAIQAPRAGVVKKLYVNEADQVKGNDLLIEFE, from the coding sequence ATTAACAAAGTCCTAGTCGCTAACCGCGGGGAAATTGCCATTCGCATCATGCGCGCGTGCCATGAGCTCGGAATTAAAACTGTCGGTATTTATTCAAAAGAAGATATTGGTACGTTGCACCGTCAAAAGGCGAACGAATCTTATTTGGTTGGGGAGGACAAGAGCCCGACGCAGGCTTATTTAGACATCGAAGAAATTCTGGCGTTAGCTAAGGATAAAGATGTTGATGCGATTCACCCTGGCTATGGTTTTTTAAGTGAAAATGAAACCTTTGCGCAGCGTTGTGCTGAAGAAGGGATTATTTTTATTGGGCCGGAACTGCAACATTTAGGCATGTTTGGTAATAAAACGCGTGCTCGTGAAACGGCTATTAGTGCGGGTTTAAAGGTCATCCCGGGTAGTGAAGGTGTGATTGACTCGGTTGATGAGGTGTATGCTTTTGGACAAGAACATGGTTACCCGCTGATTGTGAAAGCCGTGAGTGGCGGTGGCGGGAAAGGAATGCGGATTGTCCATGATGAATCTCAAGCGCAAGATGCCTATGACCGGACCAAATCGGAGGCCATGAACTCGTTTGGGAATGATCATTTATACCTTGAAAAATACATTGACCACCCTAAACATATTGAGGTGCAAATTTTGGGTGACCAATTTGGCAACATTGTACATTTGCATGAGCGGGATTGTTCGGTGCAACGGCGCCATCAAAAAGTGGTCGAAGTAGCACCGGCCTATCATTTGTCGCAAACTATGCGTGACCGTTTGAGTGCAGCAGCCCTGCAATTGATGAATCATGTGGGCTATGTGAATGCTGGAACGGTTGAGTTTCTGGTTTCGGGCGATGACTTTTACTTTATTGAAGTCAATCCGCGGGTTCAAGTGGAACATACTATCACGGAAGCCATTACGGGAATTGATATTGTTAAAACGCAAATTCTCATTGCCGATGGCGAATCGTTGTTTGGCGAAGCCATTCATATGCCGGCACAAGACGCGATTGAGGTTCAAGGTTTTGCGATACAGTCGCGGATTACAACCGAGGATCCGATGAATGATTTTGCACCCGATACGGGCAAGATTAGTGGTTACCAATCTCCCGGAGGTCCTGGTATTCGTTTAGACGCCGGCGATGCCTTCCGTGGCTCGGTGATTTCGCCTTATTACGACTCTTTGTTAGTGAAAATTACTGCTAGCGGCACTACGATTGACGAAACAATTTCGAAAATGTCACGAGCTTTGGACGAAATCCGTGTGGTGGGTGTGACCACCAATATTTCTTTTTTAAAAAATATCATTTTACATCCGATGTTTTATACGGGGGATTATGACACCACCTTTATCCAGGATTTCCCTGAACTGTTCGACTTTGTGCCCCCTCGCAATCGCGGTACGAAAATCTTGCGCTACATCGCCGACGTGACGGTTAATGGTTTTCCTGGGATTGATGTGAAAGAAAAACCTAAATTCGAAAGCCGTACAACCCCTAAAATAAATATCACCCAAGCTGTGTTGGGGGTTGAAAAGCCAACCTTTAAACATTTATTAGATGCGGAAGGTCCTGAAGCGGTTGTTCAAGCCGTCTTAAATAGTGACCATACCTTATTAACAGATACAACCTTACGCGATGCCCATCAATCCTTGTTAACGACACGTTTGCGGACGGATGATATGGTTCGGATTGCGCCTTATATGAATCGGACGTTGCGTGATTATTTCTCACTGGAAATGTGGGGTGGCGCCACCTTTGATGTGGCTTACAATTTTTTACGTGAAAGTCCTTGGCATCGTTTAAGGGAATTGCGTGCCTTGATTCCGGATATTCCTTTCCAAATGTTGTTGCGGGCATCGAATGCGGTTGGCTATAAAAATTATGCGGATAATGTGTTGAGTCAGTTTATTCAAACGAGTGCAGAAGCTGGGATTGATGTTTTCCGAATCTTTGATTCTTTGAACTGGATGGAAACCATGAAGTTACCTATAGAAGAAGCACTTAAAACCGGTAAAATTGTCGAAGGGGCTTTGTGCTATACCGGAGATATTCTCAATCCGCAGCGTTCAGAGATATTTACTTTGGATTATTATGTGAAGTTAGCTAAAGAAATTCAGGCGCAGGGCGTGCATTTCTTGGGCATCAAGGATATGTCGGGGATTTTGAAACCTGAGGCGGCCTATATGCTGGTGAAAGCACTGAAGGAAGAGATTGATATTCCGATTCATTTGCATACGCATGATACGAGCAGCAATGGTTTAGCGACCTATTCGCGGGCGATTGATGCGGGCGTGGATGTGGTTGATACGGCTAACGCCGGTCTGGCGGGTCAAAATTCGCAACCGGATGCGAATGCTTTGTATTACAGTCGCCAAGGTAAAGAGCGTAATGTGGTGGTTAATTTGGATGCCAATGATCAGATGGCTGAGTATTGGAAGGTGACGCGTTCGTATTATGCGCCCTTTGAGTCTGATTTGAAGACAGCCTTTACGCAAGTTTATGACTATGAAGTGCCGGGTGGTCAGTACAGTAATTTGCGGGCGCAAGCTAATTCCTTAGGCTTGGGTGGGCGTTTTGGTGAAGTGATGGACATGTACAAAACGGTCAACAAGCTATTAGGTGATATAGTGAAGGTGACGCCTTCTTCGAAAGTGGTTGGCGATATGGCTTTGTTTATGGTGCAAAATGATTTGGATGAAGTGAATGTGTATGAGCGTGGGAATGAGGTCGATTTCCCTGAATCGGTTATTTCTTTCTTCCAAGGACAGATTGGGCAGCCAGTTGGTGGCATGAATGTGGCGCTGCGGGATGTTGTGTTGAAAGGGCGCGATTATATTACGGATCGGCCGGGTAAATATATTGAGCCTTATGATTTTGATGCGGCGCGTGACGAATTGTGTGTCTTAATGCCTGAGCGTGAGATTAGTGATGAGGGCTTGTTGAGTTATGCTTTGTATCCTAAGGTTTATACGGATTATTTACGTTTCTTTGAGGAATACAACAAGATTCAAGTGATTGATACAGCCACCTTCTTTTATGGTTTGGAGCCTAATGAGCAGGTGGTGGTGGATTTGGAGCCTGGTAAGTCTCTATTAATTGAGTTAACGAGCGTGGGGCCTTTACGTGGTGGTGGCTTACGGACGGTCTATTTCGATTTAAATGGTTTACCTTATGAAGTAGAAGTTCAGGATCGCAATGTTGAGGGTACGGTGATGGTACGCAAAAAAGCGGACAAGACGAATCCTAAACATATTGGTGCTTCTATGCCGGGTACGGTGGTGAAGGTGATGGTGAGTGAAGGCGAGCGTGTGAGCCAGAATCAAACGTTAATGGTTACTGAGGCGATGAAGATGGAGGCGGCTATTCAAGCGCCGCGTGCTGGGGTTGTGAAGAAGCTTTATGTCAATGAAGCCGATCAGGTTAAAGGCAATGATTTGTTGATTGAGTTTGAATAG